In the Thermococcus sp. MAR1 genome, one interval contains:
- a CDS encoding SWIM zinc finger domain-containing protein: protein MDERTLRKGERYYKAGKVLWVVKYRDRLFSKVLGTYPYYVELGLSTGENRCTCPLGGDCKHVTATMKAYESGFYFESFDKHAGLFPEAIAMEFLAEVPELALDVTLKELRFALSTDESGSEVARLFRRALRLVEITGKTEAIHVLEEILAEYKHVFSDYELSAKLEDELRELEATI from the coding sequence ATGGATGAGAGGACCCTCAGGAAGGGGGAGCGCTATTACAAGGCCGGAAAGGTCCTCTGGGTCGTCAAGTACAGGGATAGGCTCTTCTCCAAGGTTCTGGGCACTTACCCCTACTACGTCGAGCTTGGCCTTTCAACAGGCGAGAACCGCTGCACCTGTCCACTTGGAGGAGACTGCAAGCACGTCACAGCGACCATGAAGGCGTACGAAAGCGGCTTCTACTTCGAGAGCTTCGATAAGCATGCCGGGCTCTTTCCAGAGGCGATCGCCATGGAGTTCTTAGCCGAGGTTCCGGAGCTGGCGCTCGACGTTACCCTCAAGGAGCTTCGCTTTGCCCTCAGCACGGACGAGAGCGGGAGCGAGGTTGCCAGACTCTTCAGGAGGGCTTTAAGGCTAGTCGAGATAACGGGCAAAACGGAGGCCATCCACGTCCTTGAGGAAATCCTCGCGGAATACAAGCACGTCTTCAGCGACTACGAGCTTTCGGCAAAGCTCGAGGACGAGCTCAGAGAGCTCGAGGCCACAATCTAA
- the rgy gene encoding reverse gyrase — protein MKAIYREMCPNCLGKISDERLYLKNPCNECLAETARADSYFDLVTAVRNALQLRGTLKEWERIYDLERGLREIEAFFEKATGFTFWSAQRTWVKRLLKGRSFSIIAPTGMGKSTFGAFMAVWHATRGKKSYIVVPTTPLVVQTVKKLQAIAERAGVEINLAYYHGNLRKKEREEMLAKIQNEDYDILVTSAQWLARKFDEVLKGRRFDFIFVDDVDAFLKASKNIDRSLLLLGFNEEIIEKAWEIIRLKKQMSKYLNGRAQDREEKLKELNGSIGKIQREIEDFKAKNGVGIMIIASATGSARGDRIKLYRELLGFEVGSGRSALRNVVDSYLKPTKDVKEHVEELLERLGKGGIIFTPIDQGLGYAEELANYLRERGFRIELVSSKNRKSIEKFENGEADYLIGSATYYGSLVRGLDMPHLIRYAVFTGVPKFRFSIDLERPTIYRALGLLSEIMEFLSDEDRKQAERMHARLRRLIRNIPQFELLKIEEALAEGLPIENGFHNHVLGVFRELVEFLRRVLRDEEVLRRLAEDPFISLKEEGGKWYIEIPDVRTYIQATGRTSRLFAGGITKGLSVLIVDNEKVFNGLLRQMRWRFTEFKMVPFEELDLDDVLRQIDEDREKVRLVMEGKISAKVKDLVKSALMIVESPNKARTIANFFGQPSKTRIGDLVAYEVSIGNMMLTILASGGHMFDLVTNEGYHGVLVDEKDSMLKFIPVYDTIKRCRDCGHQFVDWEEKGVCPRCGSTNVRDALQNVKAMREIAQEVDEILIATDPDTEGEKIAWDIRNVLSPYTPNIKRIEFHEVTRPAILRAIEEAREVNEGRVNAQIVRRIEDRWIGFELSQELQRVFENRNLSAGRVQTPVLGWVIERYKQFTESETYFMGLKLENGLQLTVELGKDGKSVEPPEFVTVEKAELEERELNPSPPYTTDAMLKDASTFLKLSAPEAMRIAQDLFELGLITYHRSDSTHVSNTGIEIAKEYITQELGEEYFKPRPWGEEGTHEAIRPTRPIDTGRLMQLIRDGILQLPKNLTRNHYRLYDMIFRRFMTSQMKAAKLLMERAVINAGVGKAEIEGYVEVIEDGWTRLRSPPFRQLPRLEPGVRLKVIEAKKWKAPKVSLYTQGDIIALMKERKIGRPSTYAKIVQTLLQRYYVLETRGRKKLVPTEQGIKVYHYLISKYKELVSEEKTRELEEIMDLIEENKVDYQEVLRELHGEIRQYLG, from the coding sequence ATGAAGGCGATTTACCGCGAGATGTGCCCGAACTGCCTCGGTAAAATCTCCGATGAAAGGCTGTATCTGAAAAATCCCTGCAACGAGTGCCTCGCTGAAACCGCTCGGGCTGACTCCTATTTTGACCTCGTCACGGCGGTTAGAAACGCCCTCCAGCTTAGAGGCACCCTCAAGGAGTGGGAGAGAATATACGACCTTGAGAGGGGCCTTAGGGAAATCGAGGCCTTCTTTGAGAAGGCCACAGGTTTTACCTTCTGGAGCGCGCAGAGAACCTGGGTCAAGAGACTCCTGAAGGGGAGGAGCTTCTCGATCATAGCCCCGACCGGAATGGGTAAGAGCACCTTTGGGGCCTTCATGGCCGTGTGGCACGCCACGAGGGGGAAGAAGAGCTACATAGTCGTCCCGACAACGCCGCTGGTGGTTCAAACAGTCAAAAAGCTCCAGGCGATAGCCGAGAGGGCCGGCGTTGAGATAAACCTCGCCTACTATCACGGCAACCTTCGGAAGAAGGAACGGGAGGAGATGCTGGCCAAGATTCAAAATGAGGACTATGATATTCTCGTTACCAGTGCTCAGTGGCTCGCGAGGAAGTTCGATGAGGTTCTGAAGGGCAGGCGCTTTGACTTCATCTTCGTCGACGATGTTGACGCTTTTCTAAAGGCCAGCAAGAATATAGACCGCTCCCTTCTTCTCCTCGGCTTTAACGAGGAGATAATAGAGAAGGCGTGGGAGATAATCCGCCTGAAAAAGCAGATGTCGAAGTATCTGAACGGCCGCGCCCAGGACAGGGAGGAGAAACTCAAGGAACTCAACGGCAGTATCGGAAAGATACAGCGTGAAATCGAGGATTTCAAGGCCAAAAACGGCGTCGGGATAATGATAATCGCCTCGGCTACCGGTTCAGCCCGGGGCGACAGGATAAAGCTCTACCGTGAGCTGCTCGGCTTCGAGGTTGGGAGCGGGAGAAGCGCCCTCAGGAACGTCGTTGACAGCTATCTTAAGCCTACGAAAGACGTCAAGGAGCACGTCGAGGAACTCCTTGAGAGGCTCGGAAAGGGCGGTATAATATTCACCCCAATCGATCAGGGTCTGGGCTACGCCGAGGAGCTCGCCAACTATCTTCGTGAGAGGGGCTTCAGGATAGAGCTCGTCAGCTCAAAGAACAGGAAGTCCATTGAAAAGTTCGAGAACGGCGAGGCCGACTACCTCATAGGTTCGGCAACCTACTACGGTTCTTTGGTTAGGGGCCTCGACATGCCCCACCTCATCCGCTACGCGGTCTTTACCGGCGTTCCCAAGTTCCGGTTTTCAATAGACCTTGAGAGGCCGACCATCTACCGTGCCCTCGGCCTGCTCAGTGAGATAATGGAGTTCCTGAGCGATGAGGACAGAAAGCAGGCCGAAAGAATGCACGCAAGGCTGAGGAGGCTCATCAGGAACATCCCTCAGTTTGAACTGCTCAAGATCGAAGAAGCCCTCGCTGAGGGACTTCCAATAGAGAACGGCTTCCACAACCACGTCCTTGGTGTTTTCCGAGAGCTGGTGGAGTTCCTGAGGCGGGTTCTCAGGGATGAGGAGGTTCTCAGGAGGCTCGCGGAGGATCCTTTCATCAGCCTGAAGGAGGAAGGTGGCAAGTGGTACATCGAGATTCCCGACGTTAGAACGTACATCCAGGCCACTGGAAGAACGAGCAGACTCTTCGCCGGTGGAATCACCAAGGGACTGAGCGTGCTTATAGTTGACAATGAGAAGGTCTTCAACGGCTTGTTAAGACAGATGCGCTGGCGCTTCACCGAGTTCAAGATGGTGCCCTTCGAAGAGCTGGACCTCGATGATGTTCTGAGGCAGATAGACGAGGACAGGGAGAAGGTCCGTCTTGTTATGGAGGGCAAGATAAGCGCCAAGGTCAAGGACCTCGTCAAATCAGCCCTTATGATAGTGGAGAGCCCGAACAAGGCGCGCACGATAGCCAACTTCTTCGGTCAGCCGAGCAAGACGAGGATAGGTGATCTCGTTGCCTACGAGGTGAGCATAGGGAACATGATGCTGACCATCCTTGCCAGCGGCGGGCACATGTTCGACCTCGTGACGAACGAGGGCTACCACGGCGTTCTGGTTGATGAGAAAGACAGCATGCTGAAGTTCATCCCCGTCTACGACACCATAAAGCGCTGCCGCGACTGTGGCCATCAGTTCGTTGACTGGGAGGAGAAGGGTGTCTGTCCGCGCTGTGGCTCGACCAACGTCCGCGACGCCCTTCAGAACGTTAAGGCCATGCGGGAGATAGCACAGGAGGTCGACGAGATACTCATCGCGACTGACCCCGACACGGAGGGTGAAAAGATAGCCTGGGACATAAGGAACGTGCTCAGCCCGTACACCCCGAACATCAAGCGCATAGAGTTCCACGAGGTGACGAGGCCGGCGATACTCAGGGCCATCGAAGAGGCGAGAGAAGTAAACGAGGGAAGGGTGAACGCTCAGATAGTGAGGCGCATTGAGGACAGGTGGATTGGTTTTGAACTCAGCCAGGAACTCCAGCGCGTCTTTGAGAACCGCAACCTCTCCGCTGGAAGGGTTCAGACGCCGGTTCTGGGCTGGGTTATCGAGAGGTACAAACAGTTCACAGAGAGCGAGACGTATTTCATGGGACTAAAGCTGGAGAACGGCCTCCAGCTCACGGTGGAACTCGGAAAGGACGGCAAAAGCGTTGAGCCTCCGGAGTTCGTAACGGTTGAGAAGGCCGAGCTTGAGGAAAGGGAGCTGAATCCAAGTCCACCTTACACCACCGATGCCATGCTGAAGGACGCCTCGACCTTCCTCAAGCTGTCCGCGCCGGAAGCGATGCGCATCGCCCAGGACCTCTTCGAGCTCGGACTGATCACCTATCACCGTTCCGACAGCACTCATGTCAGCAACACGGGAATAGAGATCGCTAAAGAGTACATCACCCAGGAACTCGGTGAGGAGTACTTCAAGCCCAGGCCCTGGGGTGAGGAGGGGACCCACGAGGCCATAAGGCCGACGAGGCCGATAGACACGGGCAGGCTGATGCAGTTGATCCGCGATGGAATTCTTCAGCTTCCGAAGAACCTCACCCGGAACCACTACAGGCTCTACGACATGATATTCAGACGCTTCATGACGAGCCAGATGAAGGCCGCGAAGCTCCTCATGGAGAGGGCCGTTATCAATGCTGGCGTTGGAAAGGCAGAGATAGAGGGCTACGTTGAGGTAATCGAGGACGGCTGGACAAGGCTTCGCTCTCCACCCTTCAGGCAGTTACCACGGCTTGAGCCCGGGGTTAGGCTTAAGGTCATCGAGGCCAAGAAGTGGAAGGCGCCGAAAGTTTCTCTCTACACCCAGGGAGACATAATAGCGCTCATGAAAGAGCGCAAGATAGGAAGACCCTCAACCTACGCCAAGATCGTCCAGACGCTCCTCCAGCGCTACTACGTCCTCGAGACCCGCGGAAGGAAAAAGCTCGTCCCGACTGAACAGGGTATCAAGGTCTACCACTATCTCATAAGTAAGTATAAGGAACTCGTCAGCGAGGAAAAGACCAGGGAGCTCGAAGAGATAATGGATCTGATCGAGGAAAACAAGGTCGATTATCAGGAGGTTCTCCGTGAGCTTCATGGAGAGATACGCCAGTACCTGGGTTAA
- the trmBL2 gene encoding HTH-type transcriptional regulator TrmBL2, producing the protein MVKDRMVELLQEHFELNLYEARAYVALVGFGVLTPAELASVSEVPAPRTYDVLRSLEKKGFAISQPGKVNKYRPVHPQNILEKFIEEWQERVAEELEAKKKAKEELLELMSPLIETEIPKYGVEKVWVVRGIRNATLKTKEMFEEVKEQILLADDGYIAVNLESDIIKAIDNGAKAKIIVTESVFHRLGTSKILDYYKAGKLELKIIDKLELPMLICDDEVFFALEDMAARYFNYETQIWIKDFRVKALFEGKFNEYWEKAKKA; encoded by the coding sequence ATGGTTAAGGATAGGATGGTAGAGCTCCTTCAGGAGCACTTTGAGTTGAACCTCTACGAGGCAAGGGCGTACGTGGCACTAGTCGGTTTTGGAGTTCTCACTCCGGCAGAGCTGGCCAGCGTCTCCGAGGTTCCGGCGCCGAGGACTTACGATGTCCTCAGGAGCCTTGAGAAGAAGGGCTTTGCCATCAGCCAGCCGGGCAAGGTCAACAAGTACAGGCCGGTTCACCCGCAGAACATCCTTGAGAAGTTCATCGAGGAGTGGCAGGAGAGGGTTGCTGAAGAGCTTGAGGCCAAGAAGAAGGCCAAAGAGGAGCTCCTTGAGCTCATGAGCCCGCTCATCGAGACCGAGATTCCGAAGTACGGCGTCGAAAAGGTCTGGGTTGTCAGGGGAATCAGGAACGCCACCCTCAAGACCAAGGAGATGTTCGAGGAAGTCAAGGAGCAGATCCTCCTTGCCGACGACGGCTACATCGCGGTCAACCTTGAGAGTGACATCATCAAGGCCATCGACAACGGCGCCAAGGCCAAGATAATCGTCACCGAGAGCGTCTTCCACAGGCTCGGTACCTCGAAGATACTGGACTACTACAAGGCCGGCAAGCTTGAGCTTAAGATTATAGACAAGCTTGAGCTTCCGATGCTCATCTGCGACGACGAGGTCTTCTTCGCCCTCGAGGACATGGCGGCAAGGTACTTCAACTACGAGACCCAGATATGGATCAAGGACTTCCGCGTCAAGGCCCTCTTCGAGGGCAAGTTCAACGAGTACTGGGAGAAGGCCAAGAAGGCCTGA